In the Alligator mississippiensis isolate rAllMis1 chromosome 7, rAllMis1, whole genome shotgun sequence genome, one interval contains:
- the LOC132251878 gene encoding olfactory receptor 6B1-like: MAMETENATVATYFIILGFPSLQKLQLLFFFVVLTIYLLTLAGHILIIILVHIDSCLHTPMYFYLSNFSFLEIWYTSNIIPKMLKVFLGNDRSITYTGCITQLYFFMSLVTAECFILAIMACDRYLAICHPLQYPTLMNNRVCLRLALCSWVGSFLVIIPPLISLCKLSFCGPNEINHFFCDVSPLLKLSCVDPHEAETVDFVVATSVLVSSIVPVVVSYALIIVTILKMPSATGRQKAFSTCGSHLVVVSVFFGTLIYMYARPASLDSADFSKVLSVFYTVVTPMLNPVIYCLRNKEVKEALRRAVKCSHALLGSFFSRVLPLS; encoded by the coding sequence ATGGCAATGGAAACAGAGAACGCGACAGTGGCTACTTATTTCATCatcctgggctttcccagtcttcAAAAACTGcaacttttgtttttctttgttgtcCTGACCATCTATCTCCTGACCCTGGCTGGACATATTCTCATCATCATATTAGTACACATAGACTCATGcctccacacccccatgtacttctacCTCAGCAATTTCTCCTTCCTGGAAATCTGGTACACCTCCAATATCATCCCCAAGATGCTGAAAGTCTTCCTGGGAAATGACAGGTCTATCACCTACACAGGATGCATTACACAGCTGTACTTCTTCATGTCCTTGGTGACTGCTGAGTGCTTTATCTTGGCTATCATGGCATGTGACCGCTATTTAGCCATCTGCCACCCACTGCAGTATCCAACACTCATGAACAATAGGGTTTGCCTTCGACTGGCTCTATGTTCTTGGGTAGGTTCCTTTCTGGTCATTATTCCACCTCTAATCTCACTGTGTAAACTGTCTTTCTGCGGGCCCAATGAGATTAACCACTTCTTTTGTGATGTGTCACCTTTATTGAAACTCTCCTGTGTGGACCCACATGAGGCTGAAACAGTTGACTTTGTTGTGGCCACTAGTGTCCTTGTGAGCTCCATTGTCCCAGTCGTGGTTTCCTATGCCCTTATCATTGTCACCATTCTGAAGATGCCCTCAGCCACAGGGCGCCAGAAAGCCTTCTCTACTTGTGGCTCCCACCTGGTTGTGGTGTCCGTCTTCTTTGGTACCCTGATATACATGTATGCACGCCCAGCCTCCCTTGACTCTGCAGActtcagcaaggtgttgtccgTATTCTACACTGTGGTGACCCCAATGCTAAACCCCGTCATATACTGCCTAAGGAACAAGGAGGTCAAAGAGGCCCTTAGAAGAGCCGTGAAATGCAGTCATGCACTACTGGGATCATTTTTTAGCAGGGTCTTGCCATTAAGTTGA
- the LOC132251879 gene encoding olfactory receptor 6F1-like: METGNRTMATYFIILGFPSLQKLHLLLFFVVLTIYLLTLAGHTLIILLVRVDSRLHTPMYFYLSNFSFLEIWYTSNIIPKMLKVFLGNDRSITYTGCITQLYFFMSLATAECFILAIMACDRYLAICHPLQYPTLMDNRVCFRLALCSWVGSFLVIIPPLISLCKLSFCGPNEINHFFCDVSPLLKLSCVDPHEAETVDFVVATSVLVSSIVPVVVSYALIIVTILKMPSATGRQKAFSTCGSHLVVVSVFFGTLIFMYARPASLDSADFSKVLSVFYTVVTPMLNPVIYCLRNKEVKEALRRAVKGRHALLGSFFSRVLPLS; encoded by the coding sequence ATGGAAACAGGGAACAGGACAATGGCTACTTATTTCATCatcctgggctttcccagtcttcAGAAACTGCATCTTTTGTTATTCTTTGTTGTCCTGACCATCTATCTCCTGACCCTGGCTGGACATACTCTCATCATCTTGCTAGTACGTGTAGACTCACGcctccacacccccatgtacttctacCTCAGTAATTTCTCCTTCCTGGAAATCTGGTACACCTCCAATATCATCCCCAAGATGCTGAAGGTCTTCCTGGGAAATGACAGGTCTATCACCTACACAGGATGCATTACACAGCTGTACTTCTTCATGTCCTTGGCGACTGCTGAGTGCTTTATCTTGGCTATCATGGCATGTGATCGCTATTTAGCCATCTGCCACCCACTGCAGTATCCAACACTTATGGACAATAGGGTTTGCTTTCGACTGGCTCTGTGCTCTTGGGTAGGTTCCTTTCTGGTCATTATTCCACCTCTAATCTCACTGTGTAAACTGTCTTTCTGCGGGCCCAATGAGATTAaccacttcttctgtgatgtgTCACCTTTATTGAAACTCTCCTGTGTGGACCCACATGAGGCTGAAACAGTTGACTTTGTTGTGGCCACTAGTGTCCTTGTGAGCTCCATTGTCCCAGTCGTGGTTTCCTATGCCCTTATCATTGTCACCATTCTGAAGATGCCTTCGGCCACAGGGCGCCAGAAGGCCTTCTCTACTTGTGGCTCCCACCTGGTTGTGGTGTCCGTCTTCTTTGGTACCCTGATATTCATGTATGCGCGCCCAGCCTCCCTTGACTCTGCAGActtcagcaaggtgttgtccgTATTCTACACAGTGGTGACCCCAATGCTAAACCCCGTCATATACTGCCTAAGGAACAAGGAGGTCAAAGAGGCCCTCAGAAGAGCAGTGAAAGGCAGGCATGCACTACTGGGATCATTTTTTAGCAGGGTCTTGCCTTTAAGTTGA
- the LOC132251877 gene encoding olfactory receptor 6B9-like has product MGNGNMTVATYFIILGFPSLQKLQLLFFFVVLTIYLLTLTGHILIIILVHVDSRLHTPMYFYLSNFSFLEIWYTSNIIPKMLKVFLGNDKSITYTGCITQLYFFISLATAECFILAIMACDRYLAICHPLQYSTLMNNRVCLQLSLCSWVGAFLVSIPPLISLCMMPFCEPNEINHFFCDVSPLLKLSCVDPHEAETVDFVVATSVLVSSIVPVVVSYALIIVTILKMPSATGRQKAFSTCGSHLVVVSVFFGTLIFMYARPASLDSVDFNKVLSIFYTVVTPMLNPIIYCLRNKEVKEALRRAVKGRHALLGSFFSRVLPLR; this is encoded by the coding sequence ATGGGAAATGGGAACATGACAGTGGCTACTTATTTCATCatcctgggctttcccagtcttcAAAAACTGcaacttttgtttttctttgttgtcCTGACCATCTATCTCCTGACCCTGACTGGACATATTCTCATCATCATATTAGTACATGTAGATTCACGtctccacacccccatgtacttctatCTCAGCAATTTCTCCTTCCTGGAAATCTGGTACACCTCCAATATCATCCCCAAGATGCTGAAAGTCTTCCTGGGAAATGACAAGTCTATCACATATACCGGATGCATCACCCAGCTGTACTTCTTCATCTCCTTAGCAACTGCTGAGTGCTTTATCTTGGCTATCATGGCATGTGATCGCTATTTAGCCATCTGCCACCCACTGCAGTACTCAACACTCATGAACAACAGGGTTTGCCTTCAATTGTCTCTGTGCTCTTGGGTAGGTGCCTTTCTGGTCAGTATTCCACCTCTGATCTCATTGTGCATGATGCCTTTCTGTGAGCCCAATGAGATTAaccacttcttctgtgatgtgTCACCTTTATTGAAACTCTCCTGTGTGGACCCACATGAGGCTGAAACAGTTGACTTTGTTGTGGCCACTAGTGTCCTTGTGAGCTCCATTGTCCCAGTCGTGGTTTCCTATGCCCTTATCATTGTCACCATTCTGAAGATGCCTTCGGCCACAGGGCGCCAGAAGGCCTTCTCTACTTGCGGCTCCCACCTGGTTGTGGTGTCCGTCTTCTTTGGTACCCTGATATTCATGTATGCACGCCCAGCCTCCCTTGACTCTGTTGACTTTAACAAGGTGTTGTCTATCTTCTACACTGTGGTGACCCCAATGCTAAACCCCATCATATACTGCCTAAGGAACAAGGAGGTCAAAGAGGCCCTCAGAAGAGCAGTGAAAGGCAGGCATGCACTACTGGGATCATTTTTTAGCAGGGTCTTGCCATTAAGGTGA